Proteins co-encoded in one Flavobacterium fluviale genomic window:
- a CDS encoding ABC transporter ATP-binding protein, giving the protein MKVYKIAKHWKRMIYILMIPLIIFLSIYAAIVTFSKGNLVQEMFPNSEDAWKLGLILFMFDFLLIFLFIFVQKNEVILTKQSIKSKTLFGTRELRFEEIERFDLIPHPRNPNINHILIIPFSSQNKRIIINPTILENSEDIKLELSARIQNVNNNK; this is encoded by the coding sequence ATGAAAGTTTATAAAATAGCAAAACACTGGAAAAGGATGATTTATATCTTAATGATTCCATTAATTATTTTTCTAAGTATTTATGCGGCAATAGTGACCTTTTCAAAAGGTAATCTTGTACAAGAGATGTTTCCTAATAGCGAAGATGCTTGGAAGTTAGGTTTAATACTTTTTATGTTTGATTTTTTGCTGATTTTTTTATTCATATTTGTTCAAAAAAATGAAGTAATACTAACTAAACAAAGTATAAAATCAAAAACATTATTTGGTACGAGAGAACTAAGATTTGAGGAAATTGAACGTTTCGATTTAATACCACATCCTCGTAATCCAAATATAAATCACATTTTGATTATACCATTTTCGTCTCAAAATAAAAGAATTATTATTAATCCAACAATTTTAGAAAATTCAGAAGACATAAAATTAGAACTTAGTGCTAGAATTCAAAATGTGAATAATAACAAATAG
- a CDS encoding enoyl-CoA hydratase/isomerase family protein, with protein sequence MDYENILISIEEKIATITINRPTKLNALNKATISDLSKAVKLLSKNDDVRVIVLTGSGEKAFVAGADISEFANYTIVEGAQLAAEGQESLFDFIENLKKPVIAAVNGFALGGGLELAMACHFRVASDNAKMGLPEVTLGLIPGYGGTQRLPQLVGKGRAMEMIMTAAMISAEEAKQYGLVNHVVPQAELLSFTNVIAHKIIKNAPFAISKAIKAINANFTDGKNGFDTEIKSFGKCFGTQDFKEGTTAFLEKRKAEFTGK encoded by the coding sequence ATGGACTACGAAAATATCTTAATTTCTATTGAAGAAAAAATTGCAACGATCACCATTAACAGACCAACAAAACTGAATGCTTTAAACAAAGCAACCATTAGTGATCTGAGCAAAGCAGTTAAATTATTAAGTAAAAATGACGATGTTCGTGTAATTGTCTTAACCGGAAGCGGTGAAAAAGCCTTTGTGGCCGGAGCTGATATTTCTGAATTTGCAAATTATACAATTGTCGAAGGCGCGCAATTAGCTGCTGAAGGGCAGGAATCTTTATTTGATTTTATTGAGAATTTGAAAAAACCAGTTATTGCAGCCGTTAATGGTTTTGCATTAGGCGGCGGATTAGAACTGGCAATGGCTTGTCATTTTAGAGTGGCTTCAGATAATGCGAAAATGGGATTGCCAGAAGTAACTTTAGGATTGATTCCAGGTTATGGAGGAACGCAGCGGTTACCTCAATTAGTGGGTAAAGGCCGTGCAATGGAAATGATCATGACGGCGGCAATGATTTCTGCTGAAGAAGCCAAACAATATGGTTTAGTGAATCATGTAGTGCCTCAGGCGGAACTATTATCATTTACAAATGTAATTGCTCATAAAATCATTAAAAATGCGCCATTTGCAATCAGTAAAGCGATAAAAGCTATCAATGCCAACTTTACAGACGGTAAAAACGGATTTGATACTGAAATCAAATCGTTCGGAAAGTGTTTCGGGACTCAGGATTTTAAAGAAGGAACAACAGCATTTTTAGAAAAACGTAAAGCTGAATTTACAGGGAAATAA
- a CDS encoding sensor histidine kinase, whose translation MIVLIVVASFLLASISIIQFKTEAKEYHQERLERKENAVKEHINYVLATTTYPLKTQNLDLIFKDKIHELAQIHKIEINIYSLDGKLLKSSKESFAVDKIAPPIPEYILKLVRSSIEKRFVDIKTIDGVKNRSSYSLIKDEKFKPLGILNLPYLEDDGYYDNELNTFLIRLSQVYSFMLIVAFALAYFLSTYITKSLKTISDRLEETNLDQKNEKIVLEANSKEVNFLIKAYNGMVDKLETSAIKLAQSEREEAWREMAKQVAHEIKNPLTPMRLTVQSFQRKFDPNDPDVKQKMNDYSETLIQQIDTMTAVASAFSNFASMPAQQNETLNVVEVVELALDIFNEDYIIFEKDEEEIISKMDRTQLIRVITNLVKNATQAIPESQFQKSIVVTVKRRNNNVEIAVKDNGIGIQKQDIGRIFEPKFTTKTSGMGLGLGIIKNIIENYKGTITFESTYGKGTTFRVSLPITNS comes from the coding sequence ATGATTGTATTGATTGTTGTCGCATCTTTTTTATTGGCTTCGATTTCGATTATTCAGTTTAAAACTGAGGCCAAAGAATATCATCAGGAACGTTTAGAACGAAAAGAAAATGCCGTAAAAGAACATATCAATTACGTTCTGGCGACTACTACTTATCCGCTGAAAACGCAAAACTTGGATTTGATTTTTAAAGATAAAATCCACGAACTGGCGCAGATTCATAAAATCGAAATCAATATTTACAGTCTTGACGGGAAACTTTTAAAATCTTCAAAAGAATCTTTTGCCGTTGATAAAATTGCACCGCCAATTCCCGAATATATTCTAAAATTAGTTCGTTCTTCTATTGAAAAGCGTTTTGTGGATATTAAAACGATTGACGGAGTTAAAAACAGATCTTCATATAGTTTGATAAAAGATGAAAAATTCAAACCGCTCGGAATCCTGAATCTTCCTTATTTAGAAGACGATGGTTATTATGATAACGAATTGAATACTTTCCTAATTCGTCTGAGTCAGGTTTATTCTTTTATGCTGATTGTGGCTTTTGCTTTGGCGTATTTCCTTTCAACATACATCACAAAATCGCTAAAAACCATTTCCGACAGATTGGAAGAAACCAATTTGGATCAGAAAAACGAGAAAATTGTTTTAGAGGCAAATAGTAAAGAAGTCAACTTCCTGATTAAAGCGTATAACGGAATGGTCGACAAACTCGAAACGAGTGCGATCAAACTTGCCCAAAGTGAACGTGAAGAAGCCTGGCGCGAAATGGCGAAACAAGTCGCGCACGAAATCAAGAATCCGCTTACGCCGATGCGATTAACGGTTCAGAGTTTCCAGAGAAAATTTGATCCAAATGATCCTGATGTAAAGCAAAAGATGAATGATTACTCAGAAACTTTAATTCAGCAGATTGATACGATGACGGCGGTGGCTTCGGCATTTTCGAACTTTGCTTCGATGCCTGCACAGCAAAATGAAACGTTGAATGTTGTTGAGGTTGTCGAATTGGCTTTGGATATTTTCAACGAAGATTATATTATTTTTGAAAAAGACGAAGAAGAAATCATCTCAAAAATGGACAGAACTCAGTTGATTCGTGTGATTACCAATTTGGTTAAAAATGCAACTCAGGCCATTCCCGAAAGTCAGTTTCAAAAATCAATTGTCGTTACGGTAAAAAGAAGAAATAATAATGTTGAAATTGCTGTAAAAGACAATGGAATCGGAATCCAGAAACAAGATATCGGCCGAATCTTCGAACCAAAATTTACGACTAAAACCAGTGGCATGGGACTTGGACTCGGAATTATCAAAAACATTATCGAAAATTACAAAGGAACAATTACCTTTGAGTCAACTTACGGAAAAGGAACCACATTTAGAGTTTCCTTGCCCATTACTAACTCTTAA
- a CDS encoding CopD family protein yields the protein MEYYNYLKSLHLIFVITWFAGLFYIVRLFVYQIEANEKPSPEKEILQAQYKIMAYRLWYIITWPSAVLASIFAFWMLFFTDAGHIWMKMPWMHVKLCFVFLLYLYHGKCHQIFKQLQNDEVKYTNNFMRLWNEGATIILFAVVFLVVLKSAINWIFGVIGIVLFSVLIMLGFRFYKRIREKK from the coding sequence ATGGAATACTATAATTACTTAAAATCACTGCATCTTATATTTGTGATCACTTGGTTTGCTGGTTTGTTTTATATTGTGCGTTTGTTTGTGTATCAAATAGAAGCCAACGAAAAACCTTCGCCGGAAAAAGAAATATTACAGGCGCAATACAAAATTATGGCCTACCGTTTGTGGTACATTATTACATGGCCGTCGGCGGTTTTGGCGAGTATTTTTGCTTTTTGGATGCTGTTTTTTACAGATGCAGGTCATATATGGATGAAAATGCCATGGATGCATGTAAAATTATGCTTCGTTTTCCTTTTGTATTTATATCACGGAAAATGCCATCAGATTTTTAAACAACTGCAAAACGATGAGGTAAAATATACCAATAATTTTATGCGTTTATGGAATGAAGGCGCAACGATTATTTTGTTTGCAGTCGTTTTTTTAGTAGTTTTAAAAAGTGCCATCAACTGGATTTTCGGCGTAATCGGAATTGTTTTATTCTCGGTTTTAATAATGCTTGGATTCCGATTTTATAAAAGAATTAGAGAAAAGAAATAA
- the hemH gene encoding ferrochelatase codes for MKGVLLVNLGSPESPTPKDVKPYLDEFLMDKYVIDVPYLLRALLVRGIILRKRPEESAHAYAKIWWEEGSPLVVLSERMQKKVQPLVNVPVALAMRYGSMTIEKGLQELHDKGVNEVMLFPLYPQYAMASTLTILVKAEEIRKKKFPNMKFTDVPAFYNKPDYIKNLADSIQKHLVGFDYDHLLFSYHGIPERHIRKTDVTKSHCKIDGSCCNTPSPAHEFCYRHQCYETTKQVVKLLGLPEDKYSLTFQSRLAGDKWLEPYTDVEIDNMPAKEIKKLAVVTPAFVSDCLETLEEIAMRAKEDFEAKGGEEFLAIPCLNDDDEWCQTVSNWINDWAK; via the coding sequence ATGAAAGGCGTATTATTAGTAAACTTAGGATCTCCAGAAAGTCCAACACCAAAAGACGTAAAACCTTATTTAGATGAATTTTTAATGGATAAATACGTGATTGACGTTCCGTATTTATTAAGAGCATTATTGGTTCGCGGTATTATTTTGAGAAAAAGACCAGAAGAATCAGCGCACGCTTACGCGAAAATTTGGTGGGAAGAAGGTTCTCCGTTAGTAGTTCTTTCTGAAAGAATGCAGAAAAAAGTACAGCCTTTGGTAAATGTTCCAGTTGCATTAGCAATGCGCTACGGAAGCATGACAATCGAAAAAGGACTTCAGGAATTGCATGATAAAGGTGTAAATGAAGTAATGCTTTTTCCATTATATCCGCAATATGCAATGGCTTCGACTTTGACGATTTTAGTAAAAGCAGAAGAAATTCGTAAAAAGAAATTTCCAAACATGAAATTTACGGATGTTCCGGCATTTTATAATAAACCAGATTATATCAAAAATTTAGCCGATTCAATTCAAAAACATTTAGTTGGTTTTGATTATGATCATTTGTTGTTTTCTTACCACGGAATTCCAGAACGTCATATTCGCAAAACAGATGTAACCAAATCACATTGTAAAATTGATGGTTCTTGCTGTAACACGCCTTCTCCGGCTCATGAATTCTGTTACCGCCACCAATGTTATGAAACAACAAAACAAGTTGTAAAATTATTGGGACTTCCAGAAGATAAATACAGTCTGACTTTTCAATCGCGTTTAGCGGGTGATAAATGGTTAGAGCCTTATACGGATGTTGAAATTGATAATATGCCGGCCAAAGAAATCAAGAAATTGGCAGTTGTAACGCCGGCTTTCGTTTCAGACTGTTTAGAAACTCTGGAAGAAATCGCGATGCGTGCCAAAGAAGATTTTGAAGCAAAAGGAGGAGAAGAATTCTTGGCAATTCCGTGTTTGAATGATGATGATGAATGGTGCCAGACAGTTAGTAACTGGATTAACGATTGGGCTAAATAA
- a CDS encoding FEKKY domain-containing protein translates to MKKVAFIICVVFFNCKSPDSPLLAEYKNQALHDIEVDSVKTFTYGLPFISPIEAQRKIQEIRKHKRDSIYKKYGLFMKNQGCVIGDKKMDEAIRAYHKITDSYLDNRNGKGWKEKMEKELSKY, encoded by the coding sequence ATGAAAAAAGTTGCTTTTATAATATGTGTTGTTTTCTTTAACTGTAAATCACCAGACAGTCCGTTGTTGGCTGAATATAAAAATCAAGCTTTACATGATATTGAAGTTGACAGTGTGAAAACATTTACTTATGGTTTGCCATTTATTTCTCCTATCGAAGCTCAAAGAAAAATTCAAGAAATAAGAAAGCATAAACGAGATAGTATTTATAAAAAATATGGTTTATTTATGAAAAATCAAGGTTGTGTAATTGGTGACAAAAAAATGGATGAAGCAATAAGAGCATATCATAAAATAACAGATTCTTATTTAGATAATAGAAATGGAAAAGGATGGAAAGAAAAAATGGAAAAAGAATTAAGCAAATATTAA
- a CDS encoding helix-turn-helix domain-containing protein has protein sequence MSSQEVIKIEDDFTLIRFQNDGSEPFYAQHEIGTGLIQFHFGIKGNAKFLFNQGNYALELKEEKSLLLYNPQKELPLNLELAPNSWVISVIVSIKKFHALFSAEADYITFLSPDNKDKKYYNEGNISPSMAIVLSQLFHYNLHPSIKNLYYKGKGYELLSLYFNRTEDPNAEQCPFLIDEDNVLKIRRAKEIIIANMAEPPGLQELADEIGLNLKKLKMGFKQIYGDTVYGFLFDYKMDFARKLLDSGSYNVNEVGLKIGYSTGSHFIAAFKKKFATTPKKYLMSINANV, from the coding sequence ATGAGTTCTCAAGAAGTTATAAAAATTGAAGACGACTTTACGCTGATTCGTTTTCAAAACGATGGTTCTGAGCCTTTTTATGCACAGCACGAAATAGGTACCGGCCTGATACAGTTTCACTTCGGGATAAAAGGCAATGCCAAATTTTTATTCAATCAGGGCAATTATGCTTTAGAATTGAAAGAAGAAAAATCGCTGCTTTTGTATAATCCGCAGAAAGAATTGCCACTTAATTTAGAACTGGCCCCAAACTCTTGGGTGATTTCTGTAATTGTTTCCATTAAAAAATTTCATGCGTTATTTTCTGCTGAAGCCGATTATATTACGTTTTTAAGTCCTGATAATAAGGACAAAAAGTATTATAACGAAGGAAATATCAGTCCGTCAATGGCAATTGTTCTGAGTCAGTTGTTTCATTACAATCTTCATCCATCCATAAAAAACCTTTATTATAAAGGAAAAGGATACGAATTGCTGAGTTTGTATTTTAACAGAACCGAAGATCCAAACGCAGAACAGTGTCCGTTTTTAATTGATGAAGATAACGTTCTGAAAATTCGTAGAGCCAAAGAAATCATCATTGCGAATATGGCCGAACCACCAGGATTACAAGAACTGGCAGATGAAATTGGTTTGAATTTGAAGAAACTCAAAATGGGTTTCAAACAAATCTACGGCGATACGGTTTACGGTTTCCTTTTCGATTACAAAATGGATTTCGCTCGAAAACTTTTAGACAGCGGTTCTTATAATGTAAACGAAGTGGGGTTGAAAATTGGCTACAGCACCGGAAGTCACTTTATAGCAGCATTCAAGAAAAAGTTTGCCACAACTCCAAAAAAATATTTAATGTCGATTAATGCGAATGTTTAA
- the hemA gene encoding glutamyl-tRNA reductase, with protein MENNNVPKHLYFYSVGLSYKKADAEVRGQFSLDAVAKTRLLEQAKTEGIESLIVTSTCNRTEIYGFAEHPFQLIKLICDNSNGSVDAFQKVGFVYKNQEAINHLFRVGTGLDSQILGDFEIISQIKTSFIHSKSMGLANAFMERLVNAVIQASKRIKTETEISSGATSVSFASVQYILKNVEDISNKNILLFGTGKIGRNTCENLVKHTKNEHITLINRTKDKAEKLAGKLNLIVKDYSELHLELQKADVVVVATGAQNPTVDKAILNLKKPLLILDLSIPKNVNENVEELEGVTLIHMDYLSQLTDETLENRKLHIPAAEAIIEEIKEEFVVWMKGRKFAPTINALKDKLNAIKASELDFQSKKIADFNEAQAEIISNRIIQKITTHFANHLKDDDTMVDESIEWIEKVFKIKAS; from the coding sequence ATGGAAAACAATAACGTACCGAAACACCTTTATTTTTACTCAGTTGGTCTGAGTTATAAAAAAGCTGATGCTGAGGTCAGAGGTCAATTTAGTTTGGATGCAGTAGCGAAAACGCGTTTGCTGGAACAAGCTAAAACTGAAGGAATAGAAAGTTTAATTGTCACTTCAACCTGCAACAGAACCGAAATTTATGGTTTTGCAGAACATCCATTTCAATTAATCAAATTAATCTGCGACAACAGCAACGGTTCTGTTGACGCTTTTCAAAAAGTTGGTTTCGTTTATAAAAACCAAGAAGCAATCAACCATTTATTTCGTGTAGGAACTGGTTTAGACAGTCAGATCTTAGGTGATTTTGAAATTATATCTCAAATCAAAACTTCTTTTATCCATTCAAAATCAATGGGCTTAGCCAATGCTTTTATGGAAAGATTGGTTAACGCGGTGATTCAGGCAAGTAAAAGAATTAAAACGGAAACCGAAATTAGCTCTGGCGCAACTTCTGTTTCTTTTGCATCAGTTCAATACATTCTTAAAAATGTTGAAGACATCAGCAACAAAAACATTTTACTTTTCGGAACAGGAAAAATTGGAAGAAATACTTGCGAGAATTTAGTAAAACATACTAAAAACGAGCATATTACTTTAATCAACCGCACTAAAGACAAAGCTGAGAAATTGGCTGGAAAACTTAATTTGATTGTTAAAGATTATTCTGAATTACATTTAGAACTTCAAAAGGCAGACGTTGTTGTTGTAGCAACTGGTGCTCAAAACCCAACAGTTGACAAAGCGATTTTAAATCTTAAAAAACCGCTATTGATTCTGGATTTGTCTATTCCGAAAAACGTTAACGAAAACGTGGAAGAATTAGAAGGCGTAACTTTAATTCACATGGATTATTTGTCGCAATTGACAGATGAAACATTGGAAAACAGAAAATTACACATTCCTGCTGCTGAAGCAATCATCGAAGAAATCAAAGAAGAGTTCGTGGTTTGGATGAAAGGCCGAAAATTTGCGCCGACCATCAATGCTTTAAAAGACAAATTGAACGCGATCAAAGCTTCTGAATTGGATTTCCAAAGTAAAAAAATCGCTGATTTTAATGAAGCGCAAGCTGAAATTATCAGCAACAGAATCATTCAAAAAATCACTACTCATTTCGCAAATCATTTAAAAGACGACGATACTATGGTTGATGAAAGCATCGAATGGATCGAAAAAGTCTTCAAAATAAAAGCATCTTAA
- the hemC gene encoding hydroxymethylbilane synthase, translating into MAEKTIRIGTRDSELALWQAHTVEKKLNDLGYKTSIVAVKSQGDIILDKPLYELGITGIFTKTLDIAMINGDIDIAVHSMKDVPTALPKGIVQAAVLERANVLDILVHKGNADFGDKPSTIATGSLRRQAQWFNKYPNHTVVDLRGNVNTRMQKLQDNDWDGAVFAAAGLERINLKPENYINLDWMIPAPAQGAMLVVAMENDNYTLDALSQLNHIETEICTYIERQFLRTLEGGCTAPIGALVTYNEDEDTLHFQGVLLSIDGKQKLEINKTVDISEWKKLGFNSAQEILNNGGTELMKQIKESLKK; encoded by the coding sequence ATGGCTGAAAAAACAATCAGAATTGGAACTCGTGACAGCGAATTAGCACTTTGGCAGGCACATACTGTCGAAAAGAAATTAAACGATTTGGGTTATAAAACCTCAATTGTTGCTGTAAAATCTCAAGGCGATATTATTCTGGACAAACCGCTTTATGAACTTGGTATAACTGGAATTTTCACAAAAACGCTGGACATTGCCATGATTAATGGCGATATTGATATTGCGGTGCATTCTATGAAAGATGTTCCAACGGCTTTACCAAAAGGAATTGTTCAGGCAGCGGTTTTAGAAAGAGCTAATGTTTTAGACATTTTGGTTCATAAAGGAAATGCTGATTTTGGAGATAAACCAAGCACGATTGCAACTGGAAGTTTACGCCGCCAGGCACAATGGTTTAACAAATATCCAAACCATACCGTAGTTGATTTACGCGGCAACGTGAATACCCGTATGCAAAAACTTCAGGATAATGATTGGGACGGAGCTGTTTTTGCCGCTGCAGGTTTAGAGCGAATTAACTTAAAACCTGAAAATTATATTAATTTAGATTGGATGATTCCCGCGCCAGCACAAGGAGCAATGCTTGTTGTAGCAATGGAAAATGACAATTATACATTAGATGCCCTTTCGCAGTTAAATCATATCGAAACTGAAATCTGTACGTATATCGAACGTCAGTTTTTGAGAACGCTTGAAGGCGGATGTACTGCCCCAATTGGAGCTTTAGTAACTTATAATGAAGATGAAGATACTTTGCATTTTCAAGGTGTTTTACTTTCTATTGATGGAAAACAAAAACTGGAAATCAACAAAACGGTTGATATTTCAGAATGGAAAAAATTAGGTTTCAACTCTGCTCAGGAAATTTTGAATAATGGAGGAACAGAATTAATGAAACAGATTAAAGAATCCCTGAAAAAATAA
- a CDS encoding uroporphyrinogen-III synthase, with protein MAKSIQILSTKILSPLQKEELKKAGFDLIEADFIKTENKPFQLKDLNESLIFTSQNAVHSVLSHPDSEQLKKKNVYCVGLKTKTLLSDNGFNVVAYTGYAADLAEIITLIYGNESYTFFSGNLRRDTLPNALKEAGIKLNEIQVYDTSLQPQKIKTAVDALLFFSPSGVESYLKENTIKKEVCFCIGDTTAEALSKITKNIIVADQPTIEHVIQDVIHEYK; from the coding sequence ATGGCGAAATCAATTCAGATATTATCTACAAAAATCTTATCTCCTCTTCAAAAAGAAGAGTTGAAAAAAGCCGGCTTTGATCTAATCGAAGCCGATTTCATTAAAACCGAAAACAAACCTTTTCAATTAAAAGACCTCAACGAAAGTCTTATCTTCACGAGTCAGAATGCTGTTCACAGCGTTTTATCTCATCCCGATTCAGAGCAGTTAAAGAAAAAAAATGTGTATTGTGTCGGACTTAAAACTAAAACGCTTTTAAGCGATAATGGCTTTAATGTGGTTGCTTATACAGGGTACGCCGCAGATTTAGCCGAAATTATAACTTTGATTTACGGAAATGAAAGTTATACTTTTTTCAGTGGCAACCTTAGAAGAGATACTTTACCAAACGCATTGAAAGAAGCTGGTATAAAATTGAACGAAATACAGGTTTATGACACTTCTTTACAACCGCAAAAAATAAAGACAGCTGTCGATGCGCTATTATTTTTCAGTCCATCTGGCGTTGAAAGTTATTTGAAAGAGAATACAATTAAAAAAGAAGTTTGTTTCTGCATTGGCGATACAACGGCAGAAGCTTTATCGAAAATAACAAAGAATATCATCGTTGCAGATCAGCCCACAATTGAACATGTAATCCAAGATGTCATTCACGAATATAAATAA
- the hemE gene encoding uroporphyrinogen decarboxylase, producing the protein MLKNDLFLKALKGETVQHPPVWMMRQAGRYLPEFRELRDKYDFFTRCETPELAAEITVQPIRRIAPDAAILFSDILVVPRAMGIHVELKDNLGPIIPNPIRSLADVHKVYVPDVNETLGYVFDAVKLTKEMLNDEVPLIGFAGSPWTIFCYAVEGKGSKSFDTAKGFCFSNPAAAHTLLQKITDTTILYLKEKVKSGVNAVQIFDSWGGMLSPVDYQEFSWKYINQIVDALADITPVIVFGKGCWFALGEMGKSKASALGVDWTCSARNARYLSGGNITLQGNFDPSRLLSPIPTIKKMVHEMIDEFGKDKYIVNLGHGILPNIPVDHAKAFIDAVKEYGQ; encoded by the coding sequence ATGTTAAAAAACGACCTATTTTTAAAAGCATTAAAAGGAGAAACAGTTCAACACCCGCCAGTATGGATGATGCGTCAGGCAGGAAGGTATTTACCTGAATTTAGAGAACTTCGTGATAAATATGATTTTTTCACACGCTGCGAAACCCCAGAATTAGCTGCCGAAATTACGGTGCAGCCTATCCGCAGAATCGCTCCAGATGCTGCTATTTTATTTTCGGATATTTTAGTAGTTCCGCGTGCTATGGGAATTCACGTAGAATTAAAAGACAATCTGGGACCAATAATTCCAAATCCGATTCGTTCTTTGGCAGATGTTCACAAAGTTTATGTTCCAGATGTAAATGAAACTTTAGGTTACGTTTTTGACGCTGTGAAATTGACTAAGGAAATGTTGAACGACGAAGTGCCTTTAATTGGTTTCGCTGGTTCACCTTGGACCATTTTCTGTTATGCTGTTGAAGGAAAAGGTTCTAAAAGTTTTGATACCGCAAAAGGATTCTGTTTTTCAAATCCAGCCGCAGCACATACTTTACTACAAAAAATTACTGATACGACTATTTTATATTTAAAAGAAAAAGTAAAATCGGGAGTAAATGCTGTTCAGATTTTTGATTCTTGGGGAGGAATGCTTTCTCCTGTTGATTATCAGGAATTTTCATGGAAATATATCAACCAGATCGTTGATGCTTTAGCTGATATTACGCCAGTTATTGTTTTCGGAAAAGGGTGTTGGTTTGCTCTTGGCGAAATGGGTAAAAGTAAAGCTTCTGCATTAGGAGTTGACTGGACTTGTTCGGCTAGAAATGCTCGTTATTTGTCTGGAGGAAATATTACTTTACAAGGAAATTTTGATCCATCAAGATTACTTTCTCCAATTCCAACTATCAAGAAAATGGTTCATGAAATGATCGATGAGTTCGGAAAAGATAAATATATCGTAAATTTAGGTCACGGAATTTTACCAAATATCCCTGTAGATCACGCAAAAGCGTTTATTGACGCAGTGAAGGAATACGGGCAATAA